The region ATCTCTATCGGATCGGTTGTCCGCGGCGCGCACGCCCGTACGGCAACGCGCACGCCGGTTCGCTCAACGGGTATCGGATCGGGATGCCTGGTCGAACAGTTGAACGCGCAGCGCCTGCAGGCGCTGCGCGATGACGGCCTGTTGCTGATCGGGATCGGGAACGCTTGCCTGCACCTGCGCGACGATGTCCCGGCTCTGCCGCGCGTAGGCGAGATAGCGCGGATCGCTCGCGGGCGACGGCCCCACGGTCCGCCCGGCATAGGCGTCCCACTGTTGCCGCATCGACTGGATGGCCGCGTCGCGCGTGCGGGAATCCGACGTCGCATCCGCGAGCAATGCGGCGCTGAGCGCCTCGGCCTGCACGGGAACGATTTCGTTGCGCGCGACGTGCTCGGGCAACTCCGCCAGGATCTCGCGGGCGAGCCGCGCCCGCTCTTCGGCGGGCATGCTGTTTCGACCTTCGCCGTATGCGGCGATCCGGTCGCGAAAGCGGGCGAAGGCAACGATACGCTGCACTTGCGCCTGCGCGTCGTCGCGGCCCTCGAGGCTCTTGCGCAGCGCGACGAGATCCAGCCTGCGCTCGGCGGGCCCCGCCTGCGCGGGCGCATCGTCCGTCCGCGCCCGCGCCGGCGGCCCGCCGCGTTCGTCCGAGGCCGCGCCGGGCTTCAGCGGCTGAGCGACGGCGGTCTGCGACGGCGACACGTATCGCCATCCCGCCACCGCGACGCCGATCATCGCCAACAACCATGCAGTTCGCCAAAGCGCTTTCGATTTTTTCACGGCGTCTCCTCGTCGGGCCGTCGCGACGCTTCACCGTTTGCTTTCGTGTAGGTTCTATGTCGAAACATACCCACGGTCAAAGCGCGCGCTAGAAGGGATCCACTAATCGACAAAAAGCGCATCGAACGCCTACATTGCCTGCATTTATCGACATGCCGCATGCGTCGGCGACAGTCGCGCCCGCGCTTCTGCGGGGGATGCCTTCACGGCCGCTCGCGTGCGGCCGACGGCCGCGCGGAAGCGAATGCGACGGACGTTCGTTGTCCAGACGATGGGCGTGTACGCACGCGCGGCGCATGGCGATCGCGACGCGCGGATCCACTGAACAACGCCGCGTATTCGATCCGATCGGCTCGGAGAGGCCGTCAAGGAAGAGCACGAAGCGCCGAAGCACGTCCGCGCATGGCTGGCCGCCGGTCTGCTCTCGACGATGCCGCCGTTACCTGCCGGCGCCGCCCGCGTTGCCGCTCCCGTTGCCGCCGCCGATGCGCGACGCACGCCGACGCATCGTTTCCGGCGGGCCCGACGGACGAGCCCGCCTGTCGCCGTGCCGCCCGGTTCGCTACGCAAACCGGGACGTCACGCGCCGCATCGTCATCCATGTTTTCGCCGCACACACGCTCGCACACGCTCGCGCAAGCATCGAAGCCCGCATCGAAAGTGGCCAGTTCGATCGACGCGGCGCTCAACCCCAACGGCGAGCGACGCGCGCATTCAACGCGTGCTCCGACGACGGTTTCGGTTCGCGCCGGGCCACGATGGACGCCGCGATGCGGGCACGCAGCGGCTGACCTCGGCGCGCGCGGTGAAGCGCATCGCGCGCGTCGATCCGTATCGGAAGGTGGGCGCGAAGCCGCGTCGCATCGATGTCGAACGACCTGCCTGCGCGACTGCGCGACAGCAATTCATTCGACGTCCGCCGGCATCGCGCTCGCGCGCGGCGCGCGCGCTCGCCGCAAAGACAACGGCAACGGCCGCGGCGCGCGGACGAGCGGCGAGCGGCGCGATGCGGCGGGGATCCTTCGCGCCGCGAGATGCACGGAATGCGGATGGGACGGCTGTAGCCCGGTTCGCGAGACGGCACGCGTCGTGCGCCGCCGTCGCATTTTGCAATGGCGTTGTAAAAAAGCGCGCGACGCCGGTCAGTCGTCGCCGCGCTTCGTCCGCGGCACCCGTTCCGTGCGATCCGGCTCGATGTCCGCGCTGTCGTCGAACGTCGAATCGCCGTCCGCCGACGCGCGCTCGCCTGTCCCGCTGCGGTCCGTGTCGCTGTCGAGTTCCGCGTCGCCCGTCTCGAGCGCGTGGTTGTCGAGCTCGGTGTCGACGTCGAACGGCCGACGCCGCGCGCCCGCGACATCGCTGCCGCTGTCCGACGAATCGCTCGGGCCGAGCGTGCGGTTATCGCCGCTCGACGGCGAACGCTCGTCCGGTTCGCGCGGCTCGTCGTCCGGATTCAGTGTGCTGCCCATGTCACGCCCTCCATCGCTCGGGCCCATCGTGCGCCGGCCCGGGCGCGACGCGCGCCGCGCCCGGGCAGCGCTTCGTCGGCTCAACCTCCGCTGGATGCGCCGCCGGGCGCCGTACCGGAGCTGCCGGACGGCGCCATCGGCGCGGGCTGCACGCCGCCTGTCGCGCCGCCCGTCGAGCTCGAACCGGAGTTCGAATCGCTCTGCTTCGAGCACGAAGCCGCCGCCATCGCCAATCCGGCCGTCGTCACCCCAACGGCGACCGCTCGCCATATGCTTCGAGAAAATTCGGGTCGCATAGCACCTCCTGCAGTGAACGAATCCGTCGCGCAGCAAGCGGCGTGCCGCGTGCGGCGATCGCGATGGCGACCGGCGGCCCAAGACGCGCGCGATGAACGGCGGCCGGCGCGCGCGGCGGGTGACGCGCTCGTGACGGCGGCGACGCACGCGGATCATGCCGCCGTCGCGAAGCGCGCCGTTCGCGGGCGCGGACGCCGATGTTGCCGACGTTCGCGGTTCTTTCGGTTCCCGCGGTTTGGGTTGCCCTTGTTCTCTCGCGGGTCTGCCTGATCCCTCCCGTCGCCGGTTTCGCTGTCTCGCTGCATCGCACGCGCCGTCGCGCCGGGCATCGCCTAGAATTTCCTTCACAGGACAATGACGAAAAAGACGGCCGCGCGACGGGCGCAGTCGACGCCGCGCGCGGCCCGGGAGACAGCCATGTTCGAGCCGCCGCTTCCGTCTCGGCAAATCGATTACGAAGGCTTCGAGATCCACGTGTCGCCGACCCCGACGCACACTGACGCGAACCGCTACGCGTATGCCGGCTACGTATGCCATCCGGGCGCCGATCCGAGACTGCCCGGCCACACGGTGCCGTTTCACGCGGACGGCGAAGAGAGCTTTCGCAGCGTCGACGAGGCGCTCGACGAGGCGGTGTCGATCGGCCGCAGCATCGTAGACGGCACGCACCCGGATCTGTCGGTGCTATCGCTCGTCACCCACGGCTATTGACGCCGCGCGACGGGCAGCGCGACAGCACCGCCCCCGTGCGGCGGCGAACGCTGCCGCACGAGGGCGGCGGCTCGCATCGGTGACGATTCACTCGAGGAGCCCGCGATCAACGAAGAACGCAACCTCAGGCAACGCTTGCTCGGCGCATGGACGCACGATTCGTACGTCG is a window of Burkholderia mallei ATCC 23344 DNA encoding:
- the plcR gene encoding phospholipase C accessory protein PlcR, with product MKKSKALWRTAWLLAMIGVAVAGWRYVSPSQTAVAQPLKPGAASDERGGPPARARTDDAPAQAGPAERRLDLVALRKSLEGRDDAQAQVQRIVAFARFRDRIAAYGEGRNSMPAEERARLAREILAELPEHVARNEIVPVQAEALSAALLADATSDSRTRDAAIQSMRQQWDAYAGRTVGPSPASDPRYLAYARQSRDIVAQVQASVPDPDQQQAVIAQRLQALRVQLFDQASRSDTR